A single region of the Ancylobacter novellus DSM 506 genome encodes:
- the addB gene encoding double-strand break repair protein AddB: MSRPDPNLLTIPASAPFLAVLADALLDGRLVEGFAPRHDPFALASATVFLPTRRAGRLLAEALRARMESGVTLLPRIVPLGDVDEDSLAFAESFTDPPRAVPGMTRRLALASLVRRWRRLLAGDDGRVAVAAGPGAEFALADALAHLIDEMAAQQVPWEKLDTLVPGQHDLYWDMALDFLKIAREFWPALLDELGAVDASVRRDRLIAAEAERLRAAPAGPVIAAGSTGSMPATARLLAAVAHLTDGCVVLPGLDTDLDARSWDHLTDDEAPAPSHPQYGLALLLKAHMRVGRDAVRSLAPPAPHGRERLLSEALRPVASTEAWASLAERLGAAEIDAALAEVSVIEADDAREEALAIAVALREALEEPGRSAALVTPDRDLARRVAAELLRFEVAIDDSAGEPLSESAPGRFARLVADACDAELAPVPLSALLRHPLARFGLERGALDQAADALELMVLRGPRPEAGADGLVRAVAGFSPGLHHSSDPRAAIDTDRQALAAGLAERIARAFGPLLALGAGEHPFATLLEAHRAAVAAAWSAEDGGAAEDAIALAELSKTFEAMAEGASEAPVMRLADYAAALPLLLADRPVRPPLLPGARLRILGPLEARLVSVDRMVLAGLVEGTWPSAVRTDPWLSRPMRAALGLEAPERRIGLSAHDFAQGCGAPELILSHPRKLGGAPTVPSRFLQRLEAVSGEARWKMAKLRGDRFRRLAALIEEAPAASRIARPEPAPPVELRPKRLSVTEIETWLRDPYTIYARHVLRLRPLDMLDEAPGAAERGSAIHDALGAFAQAFPEALPAEPEAGLLAFGREAFRELEAFPAEYALWWARFERLVPRYIGWERARRADTRRVFAELGGRMALAGGRFALTGRADRIEQLREGGLAIIDFKTGAVPTAKQTAAHYSPQLPLEAAMAAAGGFRDLPAEGAAALTYVRLGTSELKEVGAVDRDETAFGLAASTLERLEQLIATFEDPSRGYASLARPMFRGRFGDYDHLARVKEWSTGGEGEE; this comes from the coding sequence ATGAGCCGTCCGGACCCCAATCTCCTGACCATCCCCGCCTCGGCGCCCTTCCTCGCCGTGCTGGCCGACGCGCTGCTCGACGGCCGGCTGGTGGAGGGCTTCGCGCCGCGCCACGACCCGTTCGCGCTGGCGAGCGCCACCGTCTTCCTGCCGACCCGCCGTGCCGGCCGCCTGCTGGCCGAGGCGCTGCGCGCCCGCATGGAATCGGGCGTGACGCTGCTGCCGCGCATCGTGCCGCTCGGCGACGTCGACGAGGATTCGCTCGCCTTCGCCGAGAGCTTCACCGACCCGCCGCGTGCCGTGCCGGGCATGACCCGCCGGCTGGCGCTGGCGAGCCTCGTGCGGCGCTGGCGGCGACTGCTCGCCGGCGATGACGGCCGCGTCGCGGTGGCGGCGGGGCCGGGGGCGGAGTTCGCGCTGGCCGATGCGCTCGCCCATCTCATCGACGAGATGGCGGCGCAGCAGGTGCCGTGGGAAAAGCTCGACACGCTGGTGCCCGGCCAGCACGACCTCTACTGGGACATGGCGCTCGACTTCCTGAAGATCGCCCGCGAGTTCTGGCCGGCGCTGCTCGACGAGCTCGGCGCGGTCGATGCCAGCGTGCGGCGCGACAGGCTGATCGCCGCCGAGGCGGAGCGGCTCAGGGCCGCGCCCGCCGGCCCGGTGATCGCCGCCGGCTCGACCGGCTCCATGCCGGCCACCGCCCGCCTGCTGGCGGCCGTCGCGCATCTCACCGATGGCTGCGTGGTGCTGCCCGGCCTCGACACCGACCTCGACGCCCGCTCCTGGGATCATCTCACCGATGACGAGGCGCCGGCGCCGAGCCACCCGCAATATGGCCTCGCGCTGCTGCTGAAAGCCCATATGCGGGTCGGGCGCGACGCGGTGCGAAGCCTCGCGCCGCCGGCGCCGCATGGGCGCGAAAGGCTGCTCTCCGAGGCGCTGCGTCCCGTCGCCTCCACCGAGGCCTGGGCGAGCCTTGCCGAGCGCCTCGGCGCGGCGGAGATCGACGCGGCGCTGGCCGAGGTCAGCGTCATCGAGGCGGACGACGCCCGCGAGGAGGCGCTTGCCATCGCCGTGGCGCTGCGCGAGGCGCTGGAGGAGCCGGGCCGCAGCGCCGCCCTCGTCACCCCCGACCGCGACCTCGCCCGCCGCGTCGCCGCGGAGCTGCTGCGCTTCGAGGTCGCCATCGACGATTCCGCCGGCGAGCCGCTGTCCGAGAGCGCGCCAGGCCGCTTCGCCCGGCTGGTGGCGGATGCCTGCGACGCCGAGCTGGCGCCGGTGCCGCTCTCGGCGCTCCTGCGCCATCCGCTCGCCCGCTTCGGGCTGGAGCGCGGGGCGCTCGATCAGGCCGCCGACGCGCTGGAGCTGATGGTGCTGCGCGGCCCGCGCCCGGAGGCGGGAGCGGATGGGTTGGTCAGGGCCGTCGCGGGCTTCTCACCGGGGCTGCATCATTCTTCCGATCCGAGAGCGGCCATCGACACGGATCGGCAGGCCCTCGCCGCCGGCCTCGCGGAGAGGATCGCTAGGGCGTTCGGGCCGCTGCTGGCACTGGGCGCGGGCGAGCACCCCTTCGCGACCTTGCTGGAGGCGCATCGCGCGGCCGTCGCGGCGGCGTGGAGCGCGGAGGATGGCGGCGCGGCGGAGGACGCCATCGCGCTGGCCGAGCTTTCCAAGACCTTCGAAGCCATGGCCGAAGGGGCGAGCGAGGCGCCGGTGATGCGCCTCGCCGACTATGCCGCTGCCCTGCCTCTGCTTCTGGCGGACCGTCCGGTCCGTCCGCCGCTGCTGCCCGGCGCTCGGCTGCGCATTCTCGGCCCGCTGGAAGCGCGCCTCGTCAGCGTCGACCGCATGGTGCTCGCCGGGCTCGTCGAGGGCACCTGGCCGAGCGCGGTGCGCACCGATCCCTGGCTCAGCCGGCCGATGCGCGCGGCGCTGGGGCTGGAGGCGCCGGAGCGGCGCATCGGCCTTTCCGCGCACGACTTCGCGCAGGGCTGCGGCGCGCCCGAACTGATCCTGTCGCATCCGCGCAAGCTTGGCGGCGCGCCGACCGTGCCCTCGCGCTTTCTCCAGCGGCTGGAAGCGGTGAGCGGGGAGGCGCGCTGGAAGATGGCGAAGCTCCGCGGCGACCGCTTCCGCCGTCTTGCCGCGTTGATCGAGGAGGCGCCGGCGGCGTCGCGCATCGCAAGGCCGGAGCCGGCGCCGCCGGTCGAATTGCGCCCGAAGCGGCTCTCCGTCACCGAGATCGAGACCTGGCTGCGCGACCCCTACACCATCTATGCCCGCCATGTGCTGCGGCTGCGCCCGCTCGACATGCTGGACGAGGCGCCCGGCGCGGCCGAGCGCGGCAGCGCCATCCACGACGCCCTCGGCGCCTTCGCGCAGGCTTTTCCCGAGGCCCTGCCGGCGGAGCCCGAGGCGGGGCTGCTCGCCTTCGGGCGGGAGGCGTTCCGGGAGCTGGAGGCCTTCCCCGCCGAATACGCGCTGTGGTGGGCGCGCTTCGAGCGGCTCGTGCCGCGCTATATCGGCTGGGAGCGGGCGCGGCGCGCTGATACTCGCCGCGTCTTCGCCGAGCTGGGCGGGCGCATGGCGCTGGCGGGCGGACGCTTCGCCCTCACCGGCCGCGCCGACCGCATCGAGCAATTGCGCGAGGGCGGGCTGGCGATCATCGACTTCAAGACCGGCGCCGTGCCCACGGCCAAGCAGACCGCCGCGCATTATTCGCCGCAGCTGCCGCTGGAAGCCGCGATGGCGGCGGCGGGCGGGTTCCGCGACCTGCCGGCGGAAGGCGCGGCGGCGCTGACCTATGTGCGGCTCGGCACGAGCGAGCTGAAGGAGGTCGGCGCGGTCGACAGGGACGAGACCGCCTTCGGCCTCGCCGCCTCGACGCTGGAACGGCTGGAGCAATTGATAGCCACCTTCGAAGATCCTTCGCGCGGCTATGCCTCGCTGGCGCGGCCGATGTTCCGCGGCCGCTTCGGCGACTACGACCACCTCGCCCGTGTGAAGGAATGGTCGACCGGCGGGGAGGGCGAGGAATGA
- the tsaE gene encoding tRNA (adenosine(37)-N6)-threonylcarbamoyltransferase complex ATPase subunit type 1 TsaE, which yields MIDGRTTGAVPTMPVAHWDVVLPDEVATGRLAMDLAAMLRPGDLVALDGDLGAGKTTLARALIRELAGDPELEVPSPTFTLMQTYDLPRHRVVHADLYRLSDASELDELGWQEQTDGAVTLVEWPERAEGAVLKTDRLEVHISMPQDRPETARRVRLLGYGRLAGALYRMRAIRSLIDSTGFGPARRRHLQGDASTRSYERLVGAKRNAILMNAPRRPDGPPVRAGRSYSAVAHLAEDVKPFVAMARGLRARGFSAPAIYGGDLDAGLLVIEDLGEEGVLAGTPPAPVPERYEASVDVLAALHALDLPATLAVASGIDHQIPPYDLEALTIEAELLLDWYLPHCGVALPADARQSFRQLWAAALAPSLAQKPVWTLRDFHSPNLMWLPQREGIAKVGLLDFQDAVMGPPAYDVVSLAQDARVDVPEALELHLLGRYVKARREADADFDMRGFAASYAVMGAQRATKILGIFARLNHRDRKPGYLRHMPRIWNYLQRCLAFTDLEALAGWYKDHVPPPRLHGRPEGAVGMPAPAPVPAAPLAPPRPAEAAPKAPPAAPPAEAPPPTEAAAVTETPSAPATVAEAPAAETPPDAVPSEAASTQTPNDPATT from the coding sequence ATGATAGACGGTCGCACCACCGGCGCAGTCCCGACCATGCCGGTCGCCCATTGGGACGTCGTGCTGCCCGACGAGGTGGCGACCGGCCGCCTCGCCATGGACCTCGCCGCCATGCTGCGCCCGGGCGACCTCGTGGCGCTGGACGGCGACCTCGGCGCCGGCAAGACCACGCTGGCGCGGGCGCTGATCCGCGAGCTCGCCGGCGATCCCGAGCTGGAGGTGCCGAGCCCGACCTTCACGCTGATGCAGACCTACGACCTGCCGCGCCACCGCGTGGTGCATGCCGACCTCTACCGCCTGAGCGACGCTTCCGAACTCGACGAACTGGGCTGGCAGGAGCAGACCGACGGCGCGGTGACGCTGGTCGAGTGGCCCGAGCGCGCCGAGGGCGCGGTGCTCAAGACCGACCGGCTGGAGGTGCATATCTCCATGCCGCAGGACAGGCCGGAGACCGCGCGGCGCGTGCGTCTGCTGGGCTATGGCAGGCTTGCCGGCGCGCTCTACCGGATGCGGGCGATCCGCTCGCTGATCGATTCCACCGGCTTCGGCCCGGCACGCCGCCGGCATCTGCAGGGCGATGCCTCCACCCGCTCCTATGAGCGGCTGGTCGGTGCCAAGCGCAACGCCATATTGATGAACGCGCCGCGCCGGCCGGACGGGCCGCCGGTGCGTGCGGGGCGCAGCTACAGCGCCGTCGCCCATCTCGCCGAGGACGTGAAGCCCTTCGTCGCCATGGCGCGCGGCTTGAGGGCGCGCGGCTTCTCGGCGCCGGCGATCTATGGCGGCGATCTCGACGCCGGGCTGCTGGTCATCGAGGACCTCGGCGAGGAGGGCGTGCTCGCCGGCACGCCGCCGGCGCCGGTGCCCGAACGCTACGAGGCGTCCGTCGACGTCCTGGCGGCGTTGCACGCGCTCGACCTGCCGGCGACGCTGGCGGTGGCGTCGGGCATCGACCACCAGATCCCGCCCTACGACCTCGAGGCGCTGACCATCGAGGCGGAGCTGCTGCTCGACTGGTACCTGCCGCATTGCGGCGTCGCCCTGCCGGCGGATGCGCGCCAGTCCTTCCGCCAGCTCTGGGCGGCGGCGCTGGCGCCCTCGCTGGCGCAGAAGCCGGTCTGGACGCTGCGCGACTTCCACTCGCCGAACCTGATGTGGCTGCCGCAGCGCGAAGGCATCGCCAAGGTCGGCCTGCTCGACTTCCAGGACGCGGTGATGGGCCCGCCGGCCTATGACGTGGTCTCGCTGGCGCAGGATGCGCGCGTCGACGTGCCGGAGGCGCTGGAGCTGCATCTGCTCGGCCGCTACGTGAAGGCGCGGCGCGAGGCGGACGCCGATTTCGACATGCGCGGCTTCGCCGCCTCCTATGCGGTGATGGGGGCGCAGCGCGCCACCAAGATCCTCGGCATCTTCGCCCGGCTGAACCACCGCGACCGCAAGCCGGGTTATCTGCGCCACATGCCGCGCATCTGGAACTATCTCCAGCGCTGCCTCGCCTTCACCGATCTGGAAGCGCTGGCCGGCTGGTACAAGGACCATGTGCCGCCGCCGCGCCTGCACGGGCGGCCGGAGGGCGCCGTCGGCATGCCGGCGCCGGCGCCGGTCCCCGCCGCGCCGCTCGCGCCGCCGAGGCCCGCGGAAGCGGCGCCCAAGGCCCCGCCTGCCGCACCGCCTGCGGAAGCGCCGCCGCCGACTGAAGCCGCGGCTGTCACAGAGACGCCATCGGCGCCCGCCACCGTGGCCGAGGCGCCGGCGGCCGAGACCCCGCCGGACGCCGTTCCTTCCGAGGCCGCATCGACCCAAACGCCGAACGACCCCGCCACGACATGA
- a CDS encoding nucleotidyltransferase family protein — translation MTAIKTAMVLAAGLGQRMRPLTDHMPKPMVAVNGRPLIDHVLDRLAEAGVEKAVVNLHWHADVLERHLLGRTRPRIVLSDERGALLETGGGIRKALPELGPDPFFVINADTIWIEGIRPNLAALAEGFDPEAMDIALLVAPIATSIGYDGHGDFLMDGEGRLTPRPERILAPFVYAGAAVVAPRIFAGTPQGPFSLSRLFRQAAEAGRLHGERMEGVWMHVGTPEAVALAEEAIERSKD, via the coding sequence ATGACCGCGATCAAGACCGCCATGGTGCTCGCTGCCGGCCTCGGCCAGCGCATGCGCCCCCTGACCGATCACATGCCCAAGCCCATGGTCGCGGTGAACGGCCGGCCACTGATCGACCATGTGCTCGACCGGCTGGCCGAGGCCGGCGTCGAGAAGGCCGTGGTCAATTTGCACTGGCACGCCGACGTGCTGGAGCGGCATCTGCTCGGCCGCACCCGCCCGCGCATCGTGCTCTCCGACGAGCGCGGCGCGCTGCTGGAGACCGGCGGCGGCATCCGCAAGGCGCTCCCCGAGCTGGGACCGGACCCGTTCTTCGTCATCAATGCCGACACCATCTGGATCGAGGGCATCCGGCCGAACCTCGCCGCGCTGGCGGAGGGCTTCGACCCGGAGGCCATGGACATCGCGCTGCTGGTGGCGCCCATCGCCACCTCGATCGGCTATGACGGGCACGGCGATTTCCTGATGGACGGCGAGGGGCGGCTGACGCCGCGACCCGAGCGCATTCTGGCGCCGTTCGTCTATGCTGGCGCGGCGGTGGTGGCGCCGCGAATCTTCGCGGGCACGCCGCAGGGGCCGTTCTCGCTGAGCCGGCTGTTCCGGCAGGCGGCCGAGGCCGGCCGGCTGCATGGCGAGCGCATGGAAGGAGTGTGGATGCATGTCGGCACGCCGGAGGCCGTCGCTTTGGCCGAGGAGGCCATCGAGCGCTCCAAGGACTGA